ATCATTTCGTTGACGGCCCAGACCAGCGGCGCGGGTGCGGGCATGCCGCCGATCTCCTCGGCCAAACCCAGGCGCCACCACTCGGCGTCCTTGATCGCTTGCACCGTTTTGACCAACTCGTCGGGCACGCTGATGGAGTGCGTGGCCGGGTCGAAGACGGGCGGGTTGCGGTCGGCGTAGGCGAAGGTCTCGGCGACCGGGCCTTCGGCCAGGCGGGCCGCTTCGGCCAGGATGGTGCGCACCGTGTCGGCGTCGAGCTCGTTGTAACGCCCGGTGCCGAGGACGGCGCCCACATCGAGGACCTCGAAGAGGTTGAACTCGAGATCGCGGACGTTGGCGATGTAGTGGCCCAATGCGGTTCCCTTCACTTCGACGGCTCGACCCCTGGGCGGGTTTTGATCCGGCCCAGTTTCCCCGAGTGAGGAAAACGTACGCAACCGTAACCAGTGGCACGGTGCGCTGACCTGCCGCTACGGTTAGCCGTTCGCGCCGTTTTGGCCGAACAGCAGCCCGCGCAGGCCGCCGGTGCCGGGCGTGCTGCCGGCGGCTGTGGCATTGCCGCCGTTGCCGCCATTGCCGATCAGCAGCGCGTTGCCGCCGTTGCCGCCGTTGCCTGGCGGGAATGCCCCGCCGTTGCCGCCGGCCCCGCCGTTGCCGATCAAGCCGGCCTGGCCGCCGCCCCCGCCGTTGGCATTGCTAAAGCCGTTGCCGCCGGCACCGCCGTTGCCGACGAAGAACCCGCCGCTGCCGCCAGCCCCGCCGGTCGCGGCGGAGAGAGCCTCCCCGCCGGCGCCGCCGTCGCCGAGCAGGAAGGCCCTGCCGCCGTTGCCGCCGCCGCCGAGGAAGCTACTGCCGCCACCACCGCCGTTTCCGTACAGCACGCCGCCGTTGCCTCCCGCGCCGCCGGCCCCCGCGCCGTTGGGGCTGATACCGCCGGCGCCGCCATGTCCAAACAGTAAGGCGGAGCCGCCGACACCGCCCGCACCGCCGCCGCCGCCACTGTTGCCGCCCGCACCGCCGTTGCCGAAGAACAGCCCACCGGTGCCGCCGGCGCCGCCGTTCGCGCCCGCTCCGCCCACGCCGCCGGCGCCGCCGAAACCGAGCAGGCCCGCCGAGCCGCCCCGGCCACCGGCCTGGCCAGCCACTCCATCGCCGCCTCTACCGCCGTTGCCGAACAAGATTCCGCCGTCCGCACCGGCCTTTCCCGGTCCGCCGTCGACCCCGTCACCGATCAGCGGGCGCCCGAGTAGCGCCAGGGCGGGCGCGTTGATCACGTCGAGCAGCGGCTGCAACGGGTTCGCCGCGGCAGCCTCGGCGCTGGCGTAGGCCTGCGCGCCGCCGAACAGGTTCTGCACGAATTGGTCGTGAAACGCCGCGGCCTGCGCGCTGAGCGCCTGGTAGTTCAGGCCGTGCTGCTGAAAGAACGCCGCGATGGCGGCCGATACCTCGTCGGCGCCCGCGGCCGCGAAGGCGGTTGTCTGAGCCGCCGCCGCCGAGTTGGCCTCACCGATGACCGAACCGATCCGCGCCAGATTTCCGGCTGCCCCCGACACGAAATCCGTATTTGCGACGACGAATGACATCCCGCACCTCCACAGTGAAGCGTCAGCGACGGACAATCTTATCGTGATTTCCGCTCCTGTGATTGCCCATTCACCGAGCAATTTCGACACTAATTTTTCTGCGCAGATGAAAATTTCACTCGTCCGCGGAATACCCGCCACGGTGGTAGCCGGGGTCTCGATGATGCCCGGCGGTTCGCTTGCCCACGGCACCGCCGGTGGGGGCGGCGGAACCGCTTACCTTGTGCCAGTGACCAATTCAATCGCATACCGCAATGCAATCGAGACACTCGGCGATCGCCGGCGTCCCTAGACTCGGTTCATCCTGACGAACTCCCCCCTCTGTGAGGCCGCCGGAATGACCTTGACCGCTGTTGAAGCGTGCACCTCCGAGGTTTCTTTCGACCACATTCCCGTTGCCGTCGCGCGGCCGCTGAGTTGGCGTGCGGCGCTGTGGTCGGTCATGTCGGTTCGCTGGGCCGCGTTCGCGTTGGCCTTGTTTCTTGCGGGGCTCGCGGCACAGCTGAACGGCGTACCGCGGCCCGTGTGGTGGACGCTGTATCTGGCCTGTTACCTCGCCGGCGGCTGGGGTTCGGCATGGGCTGGGGCACAAGCGCTTTGGAACAAGGCACTGGACGTAGACCTGCTGATGGTGGTGGCGGCGATCGGAGCGGTCGCAATCGGGCAGATCTTCGACGGTGCCCTGTTGATCGTGATCTTTGCGACATCAGGCGCCCTGGACGACGTGGCCACCAAACACACCGCCGATTCGGTCAAGGGGTTACTGGACCTTGCGCCGGAGCAGGCCGTGGTCGTCGACGGCGACGGTCGCGAGCGACTGGTTGCGGCCGGCGAGCTGGTCGTCGGTGACCGGGTACTGGTGCGGCCGGGCGAGCGCATACCCGCCGACGGCGCCGTGCTGTCGGGCTGCTCCGAAGTCGACCAATGCTCGATCACCGGCGAGTCCATCCCGATGGCCAAGGGCCGCGGTGACGAGGTGTTCGCGGGTACGGTCAACGGGTCGGGGGCGTTGCAACTGCTGGTCACCAGGGACCCGTCGCAGACAGTGGTGGCCCGCATCGTCGAGCTGGTCGCCGAGGCGTCGGCCACCAAAGCCAAAACCCAGTTGTTCATTGAAAAGATCGAGCAGCGGTACTCGGTAGCCATGGTGGTGGCGACCCTCGCACTGATCGTCATCCCATTGATGCTGGGCACGCCACTACAACCAGTTCTATTGCGCGCCATGACATTTATGATTGTAGCCTCGCCGTGCGCGGTGGTCCTGGCAACCATGCCGCCGCTGCTTTCGGCGATCGCGAATGCCGGTCGGCACGGGGTTCTGGTCAAATCGGCTGTGGTCGTGGAACATCTGGCCGACACCAGCATCGTCGCCTTGGACAAGACCGGCACATTGACCTGTGGCACACCGCAATTGACCACGGTCGAGCCGCTGCGCCCGGATGTGGTGGGTGTGCGCAAGTTGCTCCAATTAGCTGCTGCTGCGGAGCAATCCAGTGAACACCCGTTGGGCAGGGCCATCGTCGAGGAAGTTCGCCGGCGCGGTATCACCATCCCCGAGGCCGAGGATTTCCGTGCATCGCCCGGCCGCGGGGTGCGAGCCACCGTGGGTCGCGATTTCGTCGAGGTCTGCAGTCCGCAGAGCTACCGGGGAGTGCCGCTACCCGAGCTCGCGCCGATCCTCGACGCAGGCGCCACGGCCGCCATCGTGATGCTCAACGGCGTCGCAGCCGGCGTGCTGGGACTCACCGACCGGGTGCGCCCCGATGCCGCGGAGTCGGTGGCGTCCTTGACCGCACTGACGTCGGCGCCGCCGGTGCTGCTGACCGGGGACAACGGCTGCGCGGCCCGGTGGGCGGCACGGCGCGCCGGGATCAGCGATGTGCGGGCCGCGCTGCTGCCCGAGCAGAAGGTCGAGGCGGTCCGCGATCTGCAAGCCAGCGGTCACCGGGTTCTGGTCGTCGGCGACGGTGTCAACGATGCTCCCGCCATGGCCGTGGCCCGCACGTCCGTAGCGATGGGCGCCGGCGCCGACCTGACCTTGCAGACCGCCGACGGCGTCACCGTACGTGACGAACTGCGGGTCATCCCGACGATCATCGGGCTCGCCAGACAAGCCCGCCAGGTGGTGACCGTAAACCTGATCATCGCCGGCACCTTCATCAGCGTCCTGGCGTTATGGGATCTGTTGTGGCACTTGCCGTTACCGCTGGGTGTAGCCGGTCATGAAGGATCCACGGTGCTGGTCGCCCTCAACGGTATGCGGCTGCTGACCAACCGGTCCTGGCGTGCAGCGGCATCGATGGGCGCCCCAACGGACTGAATCCGCAGCGGTTCCGGCTGTGCACGACGTACGCTCGACGTCGCCGGACCCACCACGCCCGGAGCGGATAAGGGGACATGTGGCGACTCGAGATCTCACCGCCGAGAACTTCAAATAGACCGTCTACGGCAACGACAACGTGCTCGTCTACCTCTGGGCGCCGTTGTGCGCCCCGTGTGCGGTGTTGACGCCGACGTATGAGCACTCGTCGGACAAGCATCCCGACATCGTCCACGGCAAGGTTAACTTCGAAACCGAGCAGGAGTTGGTCTCGATCGCCGGGGTCAAGCTATTGCCCACGTTGATGGCGTTCAAGAAGGGCAAGCTGGTGTTCAAGCAGGCCGGTGTCGCCAACCCCGCGATCATGGATGATCTGGTGCGCCAGCTCCGGGCCCACCGGGTCGAGTCGCCGCCACGGCAGCGGGGGCTGCTCTAGACCACTTGGAACAAAGTCGCCCGCCCGAGGCGTTAGGGCAGTCATGGCAACCAAAGACCTCACTGCTGCGCAGTTCAACGAAACCGTCAACGACAACGACATGGTGCTCGTCGATTTCTGGGCCTCCTGGTGCGGCCCGTGTCGCGCCTTCGCGCCCACGTTCCAGGCGTCCTCGGAGAAACACCCCGACGTGGTGTACGCCAAGGTCAACACCGAAGAAGAGCAAGAATTGGCAGCGGCGGCCCAGGTCCGCTCGATTCCCACGCTGATGGCATTCAAGAACGGCCAACTGCTGTTCAACCAGCCCGGGGCCCTGCCCCCGGCGGCTCTGGAAGACCTGGTACAACAGCTCAAGGCCTATGAAGTCGCCTAGACCGTCATTGATCCGGCGGCGGTGACAGCCGGGCGCACCGCCGTACGCGATACCGTGCACGAGTGAGTTTGGTCCTGCTGGAATACCCGCGCCCAGATATCGCGCTGATCACCCTCAACCGGCCGGAGCGGATGAACTCCATGGCTTTCGACCTCATGGTGCCGCTCAAGGAGTCTCTGGAGACGGTTGGCAACGACAATTCGGTACGGGTGGTGGTGCTGACCGGGGCGGGGCGCGGTTTCTCGTCCGGTGCGGATCACAAGTCGGCGGGTGCGGTGCCGAATGTCGACGGCCTGACCCGGCCGACCTATGCGCTGCGGTCGATGGAGCTGCTCGACGAGGTCATCCTGAAGCTGCGCCGGTTGCACCAACCGGTGATCGCCGCGGTTAACGGCCCGGCCATCGGCGGGGGGCTGTGCCTGGCGCTGGCCGCGGACATCCGGGTGGCCTCCACGAGCGCTTATTTCCGGGCCGCCGGCATCAACAACGGGCTGACGGCCAGTGAGCTGGGGCTGAGCTATCTGTTGCCCAGGGCCATCGGATCCTCGCGTGCCTTCGAGATCATGCTGACCGGTCGCGACGTCGGCGCCGAGGAAGCCGAGCGCATCGGGCTGGTGTCCTGCAGGGTGCCCGACGGCCAGCTGCTGGACACCTGTTATGCGATCGCGGCGCGGATGGCGGCGTTCTCCCGGCCGGGAATTGAGTTGACCAAACGTACACTGTGGAGTGGACTAGACGCCGCCAGCCTGGAAGGGCATATGCAGGCCGAGGGTCTGGGGCAACTTTTCGTCCGGCTGCTCACAGCCAATTTCGAAGAGGCGGTTGCCGCGCGCGCCGAGAAGCGGCCGCCGGTCTTCACCGACGACAAGTAGCGGCACAACCAAGCACGCCACCAAGGAGAGCGATTGTGATCACGGCAACGGACCTCGAGGTCCGAGCTGGTGCGCGCATCCTGCTCTCGCCCGAGGGTCCGGATTTGCGCGTGCAGCCGGGCGACCGCATCGGTTTGGTGGGCCGCAATGGCGCCGGCAAGACCACCACGTTGCGCATCCTGGCCGGGGAGAGCGAACCGTATGCCGGATCGGTCAGTCGCAGCGGCGAAATAGGTTATCTGCCACAGGATCCCAAAGAGGGAGACCTTGACGTGCTGGCTCGGGACCGGGTGCTGTCGGCTCGTGGGCTCGACGTGTTGCTCACCGATCTGGAGAAGCAGCAGGCGTTGATGGCGGAGGTCGCCGACGACGAAGCGCGCGACCGCGCGATCCGCCGCTACGGTCAGCTCGAGGAGCGCTTCGTCGCGCTGGGCGGCTACGGCGCCGAAAGCGAGGCGGGCCGCATCTGCGCGAGTCTCGGCTTGCCCGAACGGGTGCTGACCCAACAACTGCGAACCTTGTCCGGAGGCCAGCGCCGCCGGGTCGAGCTGGCGCGGATCTTGTTCGCCGCCTCCGACAGCGGCGCTGGTTCGGGGACCACGCTGCTGCTCGACGAGCCGACCAACCACCTCGACGCGGATTCGATTGGCTGGCTGCGGGATTTCCTGCGGTCACACACCGGTGGGCTGGTGATGATCAGCCACAACGTCGACCTGATCGCCGACGTGGTCAACCGGGTGTGGTTTTTGGATGCGGTGCGCGGCGAGATGGACGTCTACAACATGGGCTGGCAGAAATATCTCGATGCCCGGGCGACCGACGAGCAGCGTCGTCGCCGGGAACGTGCCAATGCCGAACGCAAGGCCGCCGCGCTGCGAACCCAGGCCGCCAAGCTGGGCGCCAAGGCCACCAAGGCCGTTGCGGCACAGAACATGTTGCGTCGGGCCGATCGGATGATGGCGGCGCTCGACGAGGAACGGGTAGCCGACAAGGTGGCCCGGATCAAGTTCCCCACCCCGGCGGCCTGCGGCCGCATCCCGCTGGTGGCCAAGGGGCTCAGTAAGAGCTACGGATCGCTGGAAGTGTTCAGCGGTGTCGACCTGGCCATCGACCGGGGCTCGCGCGTCGTCGTGCTCGGACTCAACGGCGCCGGCAAGACCACGCTGCTGCGGCTGCTGGCCGGTGTCGAAACGCCCGACACCGGCGCGCTGGAGCCCGGACATGGCGTGCGCATCGGCTATTTCGCGCAGGAGCACGACACGCTGGACAACGACGCGACCGTCTGGCAAAACGTTCGGCACGCCGCACCCGAAACCGGTGACCAGGAGTTGCGCGGCCTGCTGGGCGCGTTCATGTTCAGCGGCCCGCAGCTCGAGCAACCGGCGGGCACACTGTCCGGCGGCGAAAAGACGCGCCTCGCGCTGGCCGGGCTGGTGGCCTCCACGGCGAACGTGCTGCTGCTCGACGAACCGACCAACAACCTCGATCCCGCCTCGCGCGAACAGGTCCTTGACGCACTGCGCAGCTATCGCGGCGCGGTGGTGCTGGTGACCCACGATCCCGGTGCCGCCGAGGCGCTCGACCCGCAACGGGTCGTGCTGTTGCCCGACGGCACCGAGGACTATTGGTCCGAGGAGTATCGGGACCTCATCGAGCTGGCCTGAGAAATCGCAAGCATTTTCGGCCAAAGCGGTCCCGATATCGCTGGCCGGTTCTTACCCTGGAAGCCGGGGATCGTGACCATGCGTGGGAGGCAGCCGGTGAGAACCCAGCGGAAGTCGAAGAAGACGCGCGAACAGTTGTTGCACGAGTTGCGCAACGCCTATGAGGGCGGAGCCAGCATCCGCAAATTGGCGGCCAGCGTCGGGCGATCGTACGGATCCGTTCACAGCATGTTGCTCGAATCCGGTACCACAATGCGCAGCCGCGGCGGACCAAATCATCGCGCCCGGCCGGCGCGAGCGTAACATCACGGCGAGATTCGGATTTTTCGCCGTGGCGTTATGCGCACGGCCCAAATCAGCGGCGGCGCACCGAATTTTCCACCAGGTCCAGTACGGCGGAGAGCCGCTGGGGGTCTTCGCCGGAGGCAAGCCTGGCCACCAACCCGTCGAGGACCAGATCCAGGTAGCACTGCAACACATCACTGGGAACGTCGTCGCGCACCCGTTTGGCCTGCTTCTGCCGGCGTAGTCGATCGGTCGTCGCGGCGGCCAGTTCCAGGGAGCGCTCCGCCCAGCCGCGGTTGAATGCCGGGTCATTGCGTAGCTTGCGCGCGATCTCCAGCCGGGTGGCCAGCCAGTCGAACTGCTCCGGCGCGGCGAGCATGTCACGCATCACCTGGATGAGGCCTTCACGCGACGCGACATCGGCCATCCGCTCAGCGTCCTCGTGTGCCAGCGCGAAGAACAGCGCGTCCTTGTCCCGGAAGTGGTGAAAGATCGCTCCGCGCGACATACCGATCGCCTGTTCCAGACGCCGGACCGTGGCCTTGTCGTAGCCATACTCGGCGAAGCAGCGACGTGCGCCGTCGAGGATCTGGCGGCGGCGAGCCGCCAGATGGTCCTCGCTGACTTTTGGCATGACCAGGGCTGGGGTCGCCTGGCGTTAACCCGATTTGAGCATGTTGCGCAGCACGAACTGCAGGATGCCGCCGTTACGGTAGTAGTCGGCCTCCCCGGGTGTGTCGATGCGTACCACCGCGTCGAACTCAACCGGATCGCCGGACTCCTTGGTGGCTTTGACGTGCACCGTCTTGGGCGTCTTCCCGTCGTTGAGCGCCACGATCCCGGTGATGTCGAAGACCTCGGTGCCGTCCAGTCCCAGCGAGGAAGCCGACTCTCCTTCGGGGAATTGCAGCGGAATCACCCCCATGCCGATCAGGTTGGAGCGGTGAATCCGCTCGAACGACTCGGCGATCACGGCCCGCACACCCAGCAGCAACGTGCCCTTGGCCGCCCAGTCCCGGGACGAGCCGGACCCATATTCTTTACCGCCGAGCACCACCAGCGGAATATCTTGTGCCGCATAGTTTTGCGCTGCGTCGTAGATGAACGCCTGCGGCCCGCCCTCCTGGGTGAAGTCGCGGGTGTAACCTCCGGAAACGACCTCTCCCAATGTGCGAAGTAGCTGGTTCTGAAGCCGGATGTTGGCGAACGTGCCGCGAATCATCACCTCGTGGTTGCCACGCCGAGAGCCAAAGGAGTTGTAGTCCTTGCGCGCTACGCCATGTTCGTCAAGGTATTGCGCCGCGGGGGTGCCCGGCTTGATGCTTCCGGCGGGGGAGATGTGGTCGGTGGTCACCGAGTCACCGAGCAGCGCTAGTACCCGGGCACCGCTGATGTCGGCCACCGGCTCCGGCTCGGCCGACATTCCCTCGAAATACGGCGGCTTGCGGACGTACGTCGAATCTTGGTCCCACTCAAAGGTATTGCCGCTCGGGGTCGGCAGGTTACGCCAGCGCTCGTCACCCTTGAACACGTCGGCGTAGTTCTTGGTGAACATCTCCTGGTTGATCGCCGACGCGATGGTGTCGGAGACGTCTTGTTGCGACGGCCAGATGTCTTTGAGGTAGATGTCGTTGCCCTCTTTATCTGTGCCCAACGGCTGCGAATCGAAGTCGAAGTCCATGGTCCCGGCGAGCGCGTAGGCAACCACCAACGGTGGTGAGGCGAGGTAGTTCATCTTCACATCGGGGTTGATTCGCCCTTCGAAGTTGCGGTTGCCCGACAGCACGGCGGCCACCGAAAGGTCGTTGTCGTTGATCGCCTTCGAAATCTCCTCGGGCAGCGGGCCCGAGTTGCCGATACATGTGGTGCACCCGTAGCCGACGAGATAGAAGCCGAGCTTCTCCAGATACGGCCACAGCCCGGCCTTGTCGTAATAGTCGCTGACCACTTGGGAGCCCGGCGCCATGGTGGTCTTCACCCACGGCTTGGCGGCCAGCCCCATTTCGACGGCGTTTTTCGCCAGCAGCGCCGCGCCCAGCATCACCTCCGGGTTGGAGGTGTTGGTGCACGAGGTGACCGCAGCGATCACCACCGCGCCGTGGTCGAGCACGAATTCGCCGAGTTCGTCGGACTTGACCGTCACCGGGTTGCTCACCCTGCCCTTGGCGTGTTTGGCGGCCGACTCCACCGGGGTGTGGTCGTCGGCGTGGCCGTTGCTCAGCGCCCCCGGGTCGCTGGCCGGGAACGTCTCGTCGACCATCTCGTCGAGCTTCGAGTAGTCCTTCTTGTCTGGGTCGTCACCGACATAGTTCGGAATCTGCTCGCGGAATGTGGATTTGGCGTCCGACAACGCGATGCGGTCTTGCGGGCGTTTGGGACCCGCAATCGACGGCACCACGTCGGACAGGTCGAGTTCGATGTATTCCGAGTACGCGGGTTCGTGCTTCGGGTCGTGCCACAAGCCCTGTTCTTTGGCGTAGGCCTCGACCAGCGCCAGCTGCTCCGGGTTGCGGCCGGTGAACCGCAGATAGCTGATGGTCTCCTCGTCCATCGGGAAAATGGCTGCGGTAGAACCAAATTCGGGGCTCATGTTGCCCAGGGTGGCGCGGTTGGCCAGCGGCACCTCGGCCACACCCGCGCCGTAGAACTCGACGAACTTACCGACCACGCCGTGCTTGCGCAGCATCTCGGTCACGGTCAGCACGACGTCGGTTGCCGTGACTCCGGGCTGGATCTCACCGGTCAGCTTGAAGCCGACCACGCGCGGGATCAGCATCGACACCGGCTGACCCAGCATGGCCGCTTCGGCCTCGATCCCACCCACGCCCCAGCCCAGTACACCGAGGCCGTTGACCATCGTGGTATGCGAGTCGGTGCCCACACAGGTGTCCGGGTATGCGACCCCGTCGCGGTCCATGACCACACTGGCCAGGTATTCGATGTTGACCTGGTGCACGATGCCGGTGCCCGGCGGCACCACCTTGAAGTCGCGGAAAGCGCCCTGGCCCCAACGCAAGAACTGATAGCGCTCGCCGTTGCGCTGGTATTCGATCTCCACGTTGCGCTCGAACGCGTCGGCCCGCCCGAACAGGTCGGCGATCACCGAGTGGTCGATCACCAGGTCCGCCGGCGCCAGCGGATTGACCTTGTCGGGCTTGCCGCCCAGATCGGCGATGGCCTCCCGCATGGTGGCCAAGTCGACGATGCAGGGCACGCCGGTGAAGTCCTGCATGACGACCCGCGCCGGCGTGTACTGGATTTCGACGCTGGGCGCGGCTTCGGGGTCCCAGTTCGCGATGGCTTCGATGTGATCCTTGGTGATGTTGCTGCCGTCTTCGTTACGGAGCAGGTTCTCCGCGAGAACCTTGAGGCTGTAGGGGAGTCTGCTGGTGTTGGGGACGGCGTCGAGGCGATAGATCTGGTAACTCCGGTCGCCGACCTTGAGTGTGTCGCGGGCTCCGAACGAGTTCACAGACTCTGTGCTGGTCACATCAACTCCCGAGGATTCAGTTCTGCCGCCGGCGGGCCGTGCCGGCGGTGCTTCACATGCCCAGCCACTTTAACAGTACGTTTGTCCTGCATTGCGGTTGGTACCCGTGCTCTCCAGTCTTGTCGTGCCGGGCGCGAGTTGAAAAGCCCCTCGCCGATTGGACTGGCCGTGATACCCACGACGCGGCGGCAGTGTCGCGGGCGCTCCGACGGCTTCGCGTGCGTCGCCAGGGCGGATACATTGCCGGGCGAAATTGCCATCCCCACGGGCACACTGAACGCTGCCGACGCATCCGCAACGCGTACGGTTCCTGTAGCACCGCGGGAGGTGTGAGAGGAGCTAGACATGACCGGGCACGAGACCGCAGGCCAGCTGCCGTTACCCCAGACGATCCCGTTCCTGCCGGCCTACATTCCACAGGACGTCGACATGACGGCGGTCAA
The nucleotide sequence above comes from Mycobacterium pseudokansasii. Encoded proteins:
- a CDS encoding PE family protein, whose protein sequence is MSFVVANTDFVSGAAGNLARIGSVIGEANSAAAAQTTAFAAAGADEVSAAIAAFFQQHGLNYQALSAQAAAFHDQFVQNLFGGAQAYASAEAAAANPLQPLLDVINAPALALLGRPLIGDGVDGGPGKAGADGGILFGNGGRGGDGVAGQAGGRGGSAGLLGFGGAGGVGGAGANGGAGGTGGLFFGNGGAGGNSGGGGGAGGVGGSALLFGHGGAGGISPNGAGAGGAGGNGGVLYGNGGGGGSSFLGGGGNGGRAFLLGDGGAGGEALSAATGGAGGSGGFFVGNGGAGGNGFSNANGGGGGQAGLIGNGGAGGNGGAFPPGNGGNGGNALLIGNGGNGGNATAAGSTPGTGGLRGLLFGQNGANG
- a CDS encoding heavy metal translocating P-type ATPase, encoding MTLTAVEACTSEVSFDHIPVAVARPLSWRAALWSVMSVRWAAFALALFLAGLAAQLNGVPRPVWWTLYLACYLAGGWGSAWAGAQALWNKALDVDLLMVVAAIGAVAIGQIFDGALLIVIFATSGALDDVATKHTADSVKGLLDLAPEQAVVVDGDGRERLVAAGELVVGDRVLVRPGERIPADGAVLSGCSEVDQCSITGESIPMAKGRGDEVFAGTVNGSGALQLLVTRDPSQTVVARIVELVAEASATKAKTQLFIEKIEQRYSVAMVVATLALIVIPLMLGTPLQPVLLRAMTFMIVASPCAVVLATMPPLLSAIANAGRHGVLVKSAVVVEHLADTSIVALDKTGTLTCGTPQLTTVEPLRPDVVGVRKLLQLAAAAEQSSEHPLGRAIVEEVRRRGITIPEAEDFRASPGRGVRATVGRDFVEVCSPQSYRGVPLPELAPILDAGATAAIVMLNGVAAGVLGLTDRVRPDAAESVASLTALTSAPPVLLTGDNGCAARWAARRAGISDVRAALLPEQKVEAVRDLQASGHRVLVVGDGVNDAPAMAVARTSVAMGAGADLTLQTADGVTVRDELRVIPTIIGLARQARQVVTVNLIIAGTFISVLALWDLLWHLPLPLGVAGHEGSTVLVALNGMRLLTNRSWRAAASMGAPTD
- a CDS encoding thioredoxin family protein: MLVYLWAPLCAPCAVLTPTYEHSSDKHPDIVHGKVNFETEQELVSIAGVKLLPTLMAFKKGKLVFKQAGVANPAIMDDLVRQLRAHRVESPPRQRGLL
- the trxA gene encoding thioredoxin, which translates into the protein MATKDLTAAQFNETVNDNDMVLVDFWASWCGPCRAFAPTFQASSEKHPDVVYAKVNTEEEQELAAAAQVRSIPTLMAFKNGQLLFNQPGALPPAALEDLVQQLKAYEVA
- a CDS encoding ABC-F family ATP-binding cassette domain-containing protein, giving the protein MITATDLEVRAGARILLSPEGPDLRVQPGDRIGLVGRNGAGKTTTLRILAGESEPYAGSVSRSGEIGYLPQDPKEGDLDVLARDRVLSARGLDVLLTDLEKQQALMAEVADDEARDRAIRRYGQLEERFVALGGYGAESEAGRICASLGLPERVLTQQLRTLSGGQRRRVELARILFAASDSGAGSGTTLLLDEPTNHLDADSIGWLRDFLRSHTGGLVMISHNVDLIADVVNRVWFLDAVRGEMDVYNMGWQKYLDARATDEQRRRRERANAERKAAALRTQAAKLGAKATKAVAAQNMLRRADRMMAALDEERVADKVARIKFPTPAACGRIPLVAKGLSKSYGSLEVFSGVDLAIDRGSRVVVLGLNGAGKTTLLRLLAGVETPDTGALEPGHGVRIGYFAQEHDTLDNDATVWQNVRHAAPETGDQELRGLLGAFMFSGPQLEQPAGTLSGGEKTRLALAGLVASTANVLLLDEPTNNLDPASREQVLDALRSYRGAVVLVTHDPGAAEALDPQRVVLLPDGTEDYWSEEYRDLIELA
- a CDS encoding helix-turn-helix domain-containing protein — its product is MRGRQPVRTQRKSKKTREQLLHELRNAYEGGASIRKLAASVGRSYGSVHSMLLESGTTMRSRGGPNHRARPARA
- a CDS encoding TetR/AcrR family transcriptional regulator; this translates as MPKVSEDHLAARRRQILDGARRCFAEYGYDKATVRRLEQAIGMSRGAIFHHFRDKDALFFALAHEDAERMADVASREGLIQVMRDMLAAPEQFDWLATRLEIARKLRNDPAFNRGWAERSLELAAATTDRLRRQKQAKRVRDDVPSDVLQCYLDLVLDGLVARLASGEDPQRLSAVLDLVENSVRRR
- the acnA gene encoding aconitate hydratase AcnA: MTSTESVNSFGARDTLKVGDRSYQIYRLDAVPNTSRLPYSLKVLAENLLRNEDGSNITKDHIEAIANWDPEAAPSVEIQYTPARVVMQDFTGVPCIVDLATMREAIADLGGKPDKVNPLAPADLVIDHSVIADLFGRADAFERNVEIEYQRNGERYQFLRWGQGAFRDFKVVPPGTGIVHQVNIEYLASVVMDRDGVAYPDTCVGTDSHTTMVNGLGVLGWGVGGIEAEAAMLGQPVSMLIPRVVGFKLTGEIQPGVTATDVVLTVTEMLRKHGVVGKFVEFYGAGVAEVPLANRATLGNMSPEFGSTAAIFPMDEETISYLRFTGRNPEQLALVEAYAKEQGLWHDPKHEPAYSEYIELDLSDVVPSIAGPKRPQDRIALSDAKSTFREQIPNYVGDDPDKKDYSKLDEMVDETFPASDPGALSNGHADDHTPVESAAKHAKGRVSNPVTVKSDELGEFVLDHGAVVIAAVTSCTNTSNPEVMLGAALLAKNAVEMGLAAKPWVKTTMAPGSQVVSDYYDKAGLWPYLEKLGFYLVGYGCTTCIGNSGPLPEEISKAINDNDLSVAAVLSGNRNFEGRINPDVKMNYLASPPLVVAYALAGTMDFDFDSQPLGTDKEGNDIYLKDIWPSQQDVSDTIASAINQEMFTKNYADVFKGDERWRNLPTPSGNTFEWDQDSTYVRKPPYFEGMSAEPEPVADISGARVLALLGDSVTTDHISPAGSIKPGTPAAQYLDEHGVARKDYNSFGSRRGNHEVMIRGTFANIRLQNQLLRTLGEVVSGGYTRDFTQEGGPQAFIYDAAQNYAAQDIPLVVLGGKEYGSGSSRDWAAKGTLLLGVRAVIAESFERIHRSNLIGMGVIPLQFPEGESASSLGLDGTEVFDITGIVALNDGKTPKTVHVKATKESGDPVEFDAVVRIDTPGEADYYRNGGILQFVLRNMLKSG